In the Sarcophilus harrisii chromosome 1, mSarHar1.11, whole genome shotgun sequence genome, one interval contains:
- the GLT8D1 gene encoding glycosyltransferase 8 domain-containing protein 1 isoform X2, whose product MSFRKVNIIILVFAVTLFLLVLHHNFLGLSNLLKREISDPNLVGFQPLAFVPNAPESLIYKSEEIPVVIAASEDRLGGTIAVMNSIYHNTRSSVIFYIVTLNDTVDHLRSWLNSGSLKNIKYKIVDFDPQLLEGKVKVDPKQVDSVKPLTFARFYLPNLVPNAEKAIYMDDDIIVQGDILALYNTPLKPGHAAAFSEDCDSTSAKVIVHGAGNQYNYIGFLDYKKKRIRNLAMKASTCSFNPGVFVANLTEWKQQNITYQLEKWMKLNVEEELYSRTLAGSITTPPLLIVFYKQHSNIDPMWNVRHLVCVIICST is encoded by the exons ATGTCATTCCGTAAAG tgAACATCATCATCCTAGTCTTTGCTGTCACTCTCTTTTTACTAGTTTTGCATCATAACTTCCTTGGTCTGAGCAATTTATTGAAAAGGGAGATCTCAG ATCCAAATCTTGTGGGATTTCAGCCACTTGCCTTTGTGCCTAATGCTCCTGAAAGTTTGATCTATAAGAGTGAAGAGATTCCAGTAGTCATTGCAGCATCTGAAGATAGACTTGGGGGCACAATTGCAGTGATGAATAGTATTTACCATAATACTCGCTCCAGTGTGATTTTCTACATTGTTACTTTGAATGATACTGTAGACCATCTCAG ATCCTGGCTCAATAGTGGCTCTCTGAAAAACATCAAATACAAAATTGTGGATTTTGACCCTCAACTTTTGGAAGGGAAAGTAAAGGTGGATCCTAAACAGGTGGACTCCGTGAAGCCA TTAACCTTTGCAAGATTCTATCTGCCTAACTTGGTTCCCAATGcagaaaaagcaatatatatGGATGATGATATAATAGTACAAG GTGATATTCTTGCCCTTTATAATACACCTTTGAAGCCTGGGCATGCAGCTGCTTTTTCAGAAGATTGTGATTCAACTTCTGCGAAAGTTATTGTCCATGGAGCAGGGAATCAG TATAATTACATTGGATTtctggactataagaaaaaaaggattcgAAATCTTGCCATGAAAGCTAGCACTTGCTCTTTTAATCCTGGGGTTTTTGTTGCAAATTTAACAGAATGGAAACAACAAAACATAACTTACCAACTGGAAAAGTGGATGAAACTTAATGTAGA AGAAGAATTATACAGTAGAACACTGGCAGGCAGCATTACAACACCTCCCTTACTCATCGTGTTTTATAAACAACATTCAAATATTGACCCCATGTGGAACGTCCGACACCTTG TCTGTGTAATAATTTGTTCCACCTGA
- the GLT8D1 gene encoding glycosyltransferase 8 domain-containing protein 1 isoform X1 produces the protein MSFRKVNIIILVFAVTLFLLVLHHNFLGLSNLLKREISDPNLVGFQPLAFVPNAPESLIYKSEEIPVVIAASEDRLGGTIAVMNSIYHNTRSSVIFYIVTLNDTVDHLRSWLNSGSLKNIKYKIVDFDPQLLEGKVKVDPKQVDSVKPLTFARFYLPNLVPNAEKAIYMDDDIIVQGDILALYNTPLKPGHAAAFSEDCDSTSAKVIVHGAGNQYNYIGFLDYKKKRIRNLAMKASTCSFNPGVFVANLTEWKQQNITYQLEKWMKLNVEEELYSRTLAGSITTPPLLIVFYKQHSNIDPMWNVRHLGSSAGKRYSPQFVKAAKLLHWNGHFKPWGRTASYADIWEKWYIPDPTGKFSLIRRHGEIANAE, from the exons ATGTCATTCCGTAAAG tgAACATCATCATCCTAGTCTTTGCTGTCACTCTCTTTTTACTAGTTTTGCATCATAACTTCCTTGGTCTGAGCAATTTATTGAAAAGGGAGATCTCAG ATCCAAATCTTGTGGGATTTCAGCCACTTGCCTTTGTGCCTAATGCTCCTGAAAGTTTGATCTATAAGAGTGAAGAGATTCCAGTAGTCATTGCAGCATCTGAAGATAGACTTGGGGGCACAATTGCAGTGATGAATAGTATTTACCATAATACTCGCTCCAGTGTGATTTTCTACATTGTTACTTTGAATGATACTGTAGACCATCTCAG ATCCTGGCTCAATAGTGGCTCTCTGAAAAACATCAAATACAAAATTGTGGATTTTGACCCTCAACTTTTGGAAGGGAAAGTAAAGGTGGATCCTAAACAGGTGGACTCCGTGAAGCCA TTAACCTTTGCAAGATTCTATCTGCCTAACTTGGTTCCCAATGcagaaaaagcaatatatatGGATGATGATATAATAGTACAAG GTGATATTCTTGCCCTTTATAATACACCTTTGAAGCCTGGGCATGCAGCTGCTTTTTCAGAAGATTGTGATTCAACTTCTGCGAAAGTTATTGTCCATGGAGCAGGGAATCAG TATAATTACATTGGATTtctggactataagaaaaaaaggattcgAAATCTTGCCATGAAAGCTAGCACTTGCTCTTTTAATCCTGGGGTTTTTGTTGCAAATTTAACAGAATGGAAACAACAAAACATAACTTACCAACTGGAAAAGTGGATGAAACTTAATGTAGA AGAAGAATTATACAGTAGAACACTGGCAGGCAGCATTACAACACCTCCCTTACTCATCGTGTTTTATAAACAACATTCAAATATTGACCCCATGTGGAACGTCCGACACCTTG GCTCTAGTGCCGGAAAGCGATATTCACCTCAGTTTGTCAAGGCTGCCAAACTACTCCACTGGAATGGACACTTTAAGCCCTGGGGAAGAACTGCTTCTTATGCTGACATTTGGGAAAAATGGTATATTCCAGACCCAACAGGAAAATTCAGCCTAATTCGAAGACATGGAGAAATTGCAAATGCTGAGTAA
- the GNL3 gene encoding guanine nucleotide-binding protein-like 3, which translates to MKRPKLKKASKRMTCHKRFKIQKKVREHYRKVRKEAKKRGRKKPKKDPGVPNSAPFKEALLREAEQRKQQLEELKQKQKINKQKEQGQKRNHGENVVSSKTEPPKKEFVGRKAKLSCRTVKQGSKKSFCRELQKVIEASDVLLEVLDARDPLGCRCPQVEQIITQTGGNKKLLLVLNKTDLIPKENLAKWVDYLKKELPTIVFRASTFGKEKIRMPGKKKLDLSRHGICLGGKSLLTLLNDFCQTQNKAIRVGVIGFPNVGKSSIINSLKEAYVCHTGPAMGLTKYMQIVHIDKNITMLDSPSIIASPSNSAVALALRSPTNIEERELLDSVTTIVEHCNKQQLMLRYNIPNYRDSQEFLTLLAQKRGMVRKGGLPKVEEAAKLFWSHWTGPKMSYYCQAPTSLTDSPHLTGCIIETMQQSFNLEELEKNNMGTIKAIRSPRLSSSILFQYSGLTNGITEESDVPEELLIKEENEEDFLYEEEEDEEDEEDDEDDDEDEDDDEENDEIRLETKRLKLEVPLEELHSGKNLSAREEKSLHVDKIIEEEDDTYNFNTDFV; encoded by the exons ATGAAGCGGCCTA aattaaaaaaagcaaGTAAGCGCATGACATGTCATAAGCGGTTTAAAATCCAGAAAAAG GTGCGGGAGCATTACCGAAAAGTGAGGAAGGAGGCCAAGAAACGTGGTAGAAAAAAGCCAAAGAAAGATCCTGGTGTGCCCAATAGTGCACCCTTCAAAGAGGCACTTCTCCGGGAAGCTGAACAAAGAAAACAGCAG CTTGAAGAactaaagcagaagcagaaaattaacaaacaaaaggAACAAGGACAGAAGCGAAACCATGGTGAAAATGTTGTTTCATCAAAGACAGAACCACCCAAAAAG GAATTTGTGGGAAGAAAGGCAAAGCTATCATGTAGGACAGTCAAGCAAGGTtccaaaaaatcattttgtagAGAACTTCAAAAG GTGATTGAGGCCTCAGATGTTTTGCTGGAAGTTTTGGATGCCAGAGATCCTTTAGGATGTAGATGTCCTCAGGTGGAACAAATTATTACACAGACTGGAGGAAACAAAAAATTATTGCTTGTCTTGAATAAAACAG ATCTAATACCAAAGGAAAACTTGGCAAAATGGGTAGATTACTTGAAGAAAGAACTCCCAACAATTGTTTTTAGAGCCTCAACATTTGGAAAGGAGAAGATAAGGATG CCAGGGAAGAAGAAACTGGACCTCAGCAGGCATGGCATATGCTTAGGTGGAAAGAGCCTTTTGACACTCCTCAATGACTTTTGCCAGACCCAAAACAAAGCCATTCGAGTTGGTGTGATTG gTTTCCCAAATGTGGGCAAAAGTAGCATAATCAATAGTTTAAAAGAAGCATATGTGTGTCATACTGGACCAGCCATGGGTCTTACAAA ATACATGCAAATTGTCCACATTGACAAGAATATCACGATGTTAGATAGTCCAAGCATTATTGCATCTCCTTCTAACTCTGCAGTTGCTCTTGCTTTGAGAAGTCCCACAAATATTGAAGAAAGAGAACTATTAGATTCAGTAACTACAATTGTGGAACACTGCAATAAACAGCAG TTAATGTTACGATACAACATCCCAAACTATAGAGATTCTCAAGAATTCTTGACTTTGCTCGCACAGAAGAGAGGGATGGTGCGGAAAGGCGGCCTCCCCAAAGTGGAGGAGGCTGCTAAATTGTTCTGGTCTCACTGGACAGG tcCCAAAATGAGTTACTATTGTCAAGCTCCTACATCTTTGACTGACTCTCCGCATCTTACTGGGTGCATTATAGAAACTATGCAGCAGAGCTTTAATCTAGaggagctagaaaaaaacaacatggGTACCATTAAAG CCATCAGGAGTCCCAGATTGTCAAGTAGCATTCTATTCCAGTACTCTGGTCTGACTAATGGCATAACGGAGGAGAGTGATGTGCCTGAAGAATTGCTgataaaggaagagaatgaagaggaTTTTCTatatgaagaggaggaggatgaagaagatgaagaagatgatgaagatgatgatgaagatgaagatgatgatgaagaaaatgat GAAATAAGGTTAGAGACCAAAAGACTTAAACTTGAAGTGCCATTGGAAGAACTTCACTCAG gtaaaaattTAAGTGCCAGAGAAGAAAAGTCTCTTCATGTGGATAAgataatagaggaagaagatgatACTTACAATTTCAATACCGATTTTGTGTAA